The Dethiosulfovibrio peptidovorans DSM 11002 nucleotide sequence GATCATGGACGAGCCCACGGCTGTGCTGACTCCTCAGGAGACCGAGCACCTCTTCGGTTTCGTCAGGGAGTTCACCTCCATGGGAAACTCGGTGATCTTCATAACTCATAAACTCGGAGAGGTCATGGCCATAGCCGACTCGGTCACTGTCATGAGGGACGGAAAACTGGTCGGAACGGTCTCTCCCTCCGATTCCACCGAGATGGACCTGGCCAGGATGATGGTCGGGCGGGATCTGGAACTCCTCTCCGGCGACAGAGACGAGACCACCGGCGGTCCCCTCCTGGAGGTTCGCGAACTGGCGGTGAAGGACGACCGGGGGGCCGCGGCCCTGGACGGCCTGTCCCTGACCGTCAGAGAGGGAGAGATCTTCGGAATAGCAGGGGTCAGCGGAAACGGACAGCAGGAGCTGGCCGAGACCATCTGCGGCCTCAGAGAGGCAGTCTCGGGAAAGATCGTCCTCGATGGTCTGGACGTTACCGGTCTCCCTGCCTCCCGGATGATAGACCTGGGGGTCGGATACATCCCGGCGGACAGACACAGAGACGGACTGGTGCTGGACATGACGGTGGAGGAAAACCTGATGCTCAAGGGAAGCTCCTCCTCCGATCTGTCACGAAACGGGGTCCTCCGGCTGGACCGAATATCCGAGATGGCCGGGGAGATGATCCGGCGGTTCTCCGTAAAGACCCCCTCTTCCGCCACCAAAGCCAAGGCCCTCTCCGGAGGAAACCAGCAGAAGGTGGTCATAGCCAGGGAGATAGAGGTCGGATCCCGGCTTCTCGTGGCGGTTCAGCCCACAAGGGGACTGGACCTCGGAGCGACAGAATACGTCCACTCCACCCTCATGGAGGAGAGGGCCAAGGGAAAGGCCATACTGCTTCTCTCGACGGAGCTCTCCGAGGTGATCAAGCTCTCGGACCGCATAGGGGTCATATATCGGGGCAGGCTTCTGGATATATTCGACAGAGGCCGCTTCGACGTGGACCGTATCGGCCTTCTGATGGCAGGCATAGAGGAGGTGCGCCATGGCTGATATGAAGTCCACCGAGAGAAAGGGAGCCGGAGCGGTTTTGTGGCCTCTCTTCTCCGTGTTCATGGGTCTTGCTGCCAGCGGCTTAATGATGACCCTTCTTGGGGCGGATCCGATAGAGGTCTACCGCAGGATCTTCGCCATGGCCTTTCGAGACGGATACAACGTGGCGGACATATTCGCCAAGGCCACCCCTCTCATACTCACGGGGCTGGCCTTCGGATTCGCCTTCAGGGCCAATCTCTTCAACATAGGGGCTCAGGGACAGTTCTATCTGGGCTGCGTCGCCTCGGTATGGTGCGCTCTCAGGCTGGGACACCTGTCTTCGTGGCTGGTGCTGCCTCTGTGCGTGCTTCTGGCGGCGGCGGCCGGAGGCGCCTGGGCCTCTCTGGTGGGATTCGCCAAGGCCAGATTCAACTCCAGCGAATTTCTCATAAGCATGATGTCCACCTATGTCGCTCTGGCTCTGATGAACTTTCTCCTCCGAGGTCCCCTGAGGGAGGCCAAGGGAGAGTATCCCCAGACCGACGTCATATCCGAGGGAAGCTGGATACCCCAGCTGATCCCTCATACCAGACTTCACTGGGGATTCGTCCTGGCCCTGCTAGCGGCGGCCCTCGCCTGGTTCCTGCTGTGGAGGACCTCTCTGGGCTACAGAATAAGGGCGGTCGGAATGAACAGAGACGCGGCCCGTTACGCCGGAATGGACTCGGGAAAGATCTTCGTTATAGTCTTCGCCGTGAGCGGAGCCTTCGCCGGTCTGGCCGGATTCACCGAGGTCAACGGCATACAGCACATGCTGGTGCAGGGATTCAGCCCCATGGTGGGAGCGGAGGGAATAGGCATAGCCATACTGGGAAACGCCCATCCCCTGGGCATCGTGCTGGCTGCGATACTCTTCGGAGCCCTTCAGGTAGGGGGAAACCTGGCTGTTCAGACCTCCGGGGTCCCTGCCAGTATCGTAGGGATAATGGAGGGATTCGTCATGCTCTTCGTCATACTCTCCTACGCTCTCCAGATAAGGCTGGCCTCCGCCAGGAGCAAGAGAAAGGCCAGAGAGGAAGGTGACCGCCGATGATTACCGGACTGCTGGCCGGAGCCCTCCAGATGAGCACCCCCCTGATGATGGGGGCCCTGGCGGAGGTCTACGCCGAGAGGACCGGGGTCATGATAATCGCCATAGAGGGGATCTTCCTCCTGGGAGCCTGGGGAGGCTTCGTGGCCGCATATTCGACCGGAAGCATGGTCCTCGGTCTGCTTGCCGCCATGGCCATAGGAATGGCCACGGCCCTGGTCTACGGGATCTTCACGGTAAAGCTGAAACAACATCAGATAGTAACGGGCACGGCGATAAACATCTTCGCCGCCGGACTGGGCATATTCCTCTACAGAGTCTTCTTCGGAGTTCCCCTTCTTCCCCTGACGGTGGATCCCCTCGAGAGGATAGCCGTACCGGGGCTGTCGTCCATACCGGTTATAGGAGAGGCTCTGTTCCATCAAAACGTTCTCACCTATCTGGCCTGGGCTCTCATCCCCGTCGGCTATTGGATACTCTATAAAACCCAGCTCGGGCTGATACTGCGTTCAACCGGTGAAAACCCCGAGGCAGTGGACGCCGCCGGAATAAAGGTGGAGACGGTACGTCTCGGCGCGGTCCTGGCCGCAGGCGCATTGGACGGCCTGGCAGGGGCGTTCTACTCGCTGGGATTTCTGGGCATGTACACCAACGACATAATCGGCGGTCGAGGATGGATAGCCTTTGCCATATGTTTCCTGGGAAACTGGAACCCCATGGGGGTCCTGGTGGGAGCTCTGGTGTTCGGACTTGCCGACGCCATGGCCATCCAGCTTCAGACCTCAGGCGTAACCCTCGTTCCGAACGAGTTTCTAATAGCCATGCCCTACATACTGACCATAGTGGCCACGGTAGCCAGAAAACGGTTCAACGTCCCCACAACATTGGGGGTTCCCTACGAGAAGGAGCGGCGGTAGTAAAAATCGAAAAAAACATAAACTCGATCTCCCACGGAGGTGATTTTTAGTGTATGATCTAGTGGTGCGAAACGGCAGGATGGTTACCCCGGAAGGGCTATCCTACTGCGATTTAGCGGTGGATGAAGGTGTAATCGTCGCCGTTGGTTCTAAACTAAAGGGCAGAAAAGAACTGAACGCCGACGGTCTTTTGGTTTTACCGGGAGTGGTGGACGCCCACGTCCATATGGCTCTTCCGGTAAGGGGAGACCGGTCCAGCGACGATTTTCTGTCCGGCAGCATGGCGGCGGCGGCGGGGGGAGTTACCTCCATGGTCGACTTCACCGTTGGAAGCCCCCGGACCGATCTGGTTCAGGATATAGACGCCAGGCTGGAGACGGCGGAGCCGTCGGTGATAGACTACGGCTTCCACTGCGAGATGGTCGGATGGACCTCCGGCAGGGAAAACGAGATACCCTCGGCGGTCGAAAAAGGCGTTACCAGCTTCAAGTTCTTCACCGCCTACGGCGACTCGGGACGCCGGTCCGACAGCGGAGCTCTCTATCGCTGTTTCTCCAAAATAGCCGAGACCGGAGCCGTGGCGGTGGTCCACGCCGAGGACGACGACCTCATAAGATCCCTGACTGCCGAGCTGTCCGACGACGAAAAATCGTCCATGACGGCCCTGAGCAGGACCAGACCGGACATCTGCGAGGGGGCTGCCATAGATCAGGTGGCATTCTACGGCGAGGTGACGGGAGCCTCGGTCCACGTGGTACACGTCAGCTCCGCTCTGGGGGCCTCCAGAATAGAGGCGGCCCGAATGAGAGGGCTCGACATCACTGCCGAGACCTGTCCCCAGTATCTCTACCTCACCGACCAGGTCTACCGGAGAGAAGACGGCCATCTCTACTCGGCCAGTCCGGCCCTGAGAGGCGAGGACGACGGCGAATACCTCTGGGGTTGTCTGGGATACGGCGCTCTGGACTTCGTCGCCACCGATCACTGTCCCTTCACGTCGGAGCAGAAGGCCTGGAAGGGCTCCTTCTCCGACCTCCCCTACGGGCTTCCCGGGGTGGAGACGTCACTTCCCCTGATCTACTCGGGAGGGGTGGCGACGGGGCGGATCCCTCTGGAGACGCTTCCGGTCATCATGTCCCAGGCTCCGGCGGAGAGATACGGATTGAAGAGCAAGGGTAGGCTGGCTCCCGGTTACGACGGCGATCTGGTTCTGTTCGACCCAGAGGCCCGGTGGACGGCGAGGGCCGAGGATCTGCACATGAAGGTGGACTTCTCCCCCTACGAGGGGATGGAGATACAGGGTCGGGTGATTACCACCGTGGCCCGGGGAGAGATTATCTACTCGGAAGGGCGGCATCTCTGCGAGCCCGGACGGGGTAAATACCTCTTCCGAAATACGAGAGACTAATTTGAACGGGAGGATATAACATGAGTAAAAGAGTTGTCGTGGCGTTGGGCGGAAACGCGATCCTTCAGAGAGGGCAGAAGGGAACGGAAGCGGATCAGAGGGAGAACGTCCGCAAGACGGTGGCACAGATAGTCAAGATGATAGAGGCGGGCTACGAGGTAGTGCTGACCCACGGCAACGGACCTCAGGTCGGAGCCATACTGATCCAGAACGAGGCGGGCAGGGGCAGCGTGCCGGCCATGCCGATGGACGTGTGCGGAGCCGAGAGCCAGGGGTTCATAGGCTACATGTTCGTCCAGGAGTTCAAGAAGGCCCTGATTGCTCACGGCCTGGATAAAGAGCCGGTCTGCATAGTGACCCAGGTGGAGGTGTCCTCGGAGGATCCCGCCTTCGCGAACCCGACCAAGCCGGTGGGTCCCTTCTACGACGAGGCCACGGCCAAAGCCCGTATCGAATCCTCCGGCGAGAGCTGGATAGAGGACGCCGGAAGAGGATGGAGAAGGGTGGTTCCCTCGCCGAAGCCCATCAACATAGTGGAGCGCAAAGCAATCAGGGAGCTTGCCGACAACGGCTACGTCGTGGTGGCCTCCGGCGGAGGCGGCATTCCCGTGGTGAAGAGCTCCGATGGGGGCTACGGCGGAGTCGAGGCGGTCATAGACAAGGACTTGGCCGGAGAGCTTCTCGCCCAGCAGGTGGACGCGGACCTCTTCATGATCCTGACCGACGTACCCAAGGTGGCCCTTCGTTACGGAACCCCCGATGAGGAATGGCTGGGCAAGGTGACCATAGACGAGATGAAGGTCTACCAGTCTGAGGGACACTTCAAGGCCGGATCGATGGGCCCCAAGGTATCCGCCGCCATGGCCTTCGTGATGAACGGAGGATCCCGAGCGGTGATAGCCAGCCTGGACCAGGCCCTGGAGGCTCTGGAAGGCACCGAGGGAACCCAGATAGTCAAGAACTGATCTAAGCCGAACATAAAATAGAATCTCAACATAGAGGCCGACGTCCTGCAGGACGTCGGCCTCTATGTGTTTCGAAGGTATCCCGATCGGTGTGACGACCAGGGGAGCGTTCAGCCTCGAAATATAGATCAATAAAGATCAGCTTCTATGTACTCTAACGATGGATTTAAGCCCTAAAAAGAGGAGGCCCGGTCGGGCCTCCTCTGTCTTTCAGCGTATCGGTATATCCGAGCTCAGCCACTTAAGGATCGCCTCCGCCAGGGCTATCCTCTTGTCGTGAAACGAGTGGGAGGTGGTCATCACCACGTCCTTTGCCGTGGTCACTCCCGCCTTTCTAAGCGCCGTCATCAGGGGGTTGTGGTGTATCTCCAGGTGAGACACGTCGTCTCTGGATCCGGCTATGGTCAGCAGTTTTTTGCCCTTGAGGCGATGTGCCAGGTCTCTTAGATCCCAATCCTTGGCTTTCTCCTTTATCTCGTCCAGAAGAGATTCCGGGCTGGTTCCCTTGAGCGGCCTGGTGCAGTTTATGAACATCTCGTAGATGTCCTTTGCGTACCTTTCGTCCCTGTTCTCCCGTTGCCTTTCCTTCGCCACCGCTCCCAGGTTGTAGGTAGCTATGGCTATTATCCTGTCGACCTCGGCCATCGCCGCCCCGGTCATCAGGGCGGCGAATCCTCCCATGCTATGGCCGATCAGGACGAACTTGGAGGGATCTATCATGTATCTTTCCCTGTTGATTGGATCCATGAGATATTCTACCGCAGCCCTGGAGTCCTCCAGGACGTGTTCGAAGGAAAAATTTCCCTCGCTGCCCCACGAACCTCTGTAGTGAAACACGACCGAGTTGAAGCCGCCTCTCCTGAGGATCTGCGCCAGGTCCACGTTCTGCTCGCTTCCGGGGAATCCGTGCAGTATCAAAGCCGTGGGATGGGGACCTCTTCCCTGAGGAGTGTACATTATTCCGTACAGGTCGCTTCCGTGGCTGGGTATGGTCAGGTCCAGCAGATCGGCCGGATATCTGAGGTCGGGAAATTCAGGATCTTTACAGATGCAGTTGAAACTCATACTCTCTCTCCTTTGCGCCCCCTCTAACGTCAAACCACTCCCTTGGGCAGGTCGAACTCTCTCAGCATGGACTGGAATTCTTCCTCCATTCCCTCGTGAATGTGGTAGACGTGGTCGTCCGTGGGGAAACGGCCTTTCTTTACGTCCTGGACGTATTCCTTGAAGGCGGCTATTTCCACCTCGGCTACGTTGGCGTATTTCTTGACGAACTTGGGAGTGAAGGCCTGGAACAGCCCCAGCATGTCGCCGCAGATTATGAGCTGTCCGTCGCAGGGAGCTCCGGCACCTATGGAGTAGACGGGTATCTCCAGTTTTTTGGCTATGAACTCGGTGAGCTCCGGCGGAACCGCCTCCAGCAGAAGGGCGTAGGCTCCGGCGTCCTGTACCGCGATGGCGTCTTTTATAAGCTCTCTGGCGCTTTCCGGGTCCCTTCCCTGGGCCTTGAAGCCGCCGAGCTGTCCGGAGCTCTGAGGCGTCAGCCCTATATGGCCGCATACGAGAATGCCCGCGTCGGTTATGGCCTTGATCCTGGAGCAGACCCTGCGGCCTCCCTCCAGCTTGACGCAGTCCATATCGGCCTCCTTCAGGAACCGTATGGCGTTGATCACGGCGTCCTCATCGGATACCTGGTATGAACCGAAGGGCATATCTCCCATGCACCACAGGTCGGGGGCTCCCCGGCGGACCGCCCGGCAATGTATCAGGCATTCCTCCATGGTGACGGGAACGGTGCCGTCGTAGCCTAGCAACACCATACCCATGGAATCTCCAACCAGGATCATGTCCATCCCGGCCTGCTGGGCGAAGGAAGCGGTAGGGAAATCGTAGGCGGTTATCCAGGTCGCCTTTTCTCCCTCTCTCTTCATTTTCACAAAGTCCAATCGGGTCTTCTTCTTAGCCATGTCGGTTCCTCCTCACGTTTCCAAATTACCTACTAGGGGTAACAGGAATATATGCCTTTCGCTTAATTCGGTCAACTGCGAAAAAAGGCTCTTTGCCGACAAAATAGGTATCCGAACGGAGCGATCGCCTTTTTCATCCGTGGTTGGCAGATGAATCCGGTAGTATGATAGGAGATGGCGGTTTAGATGGCTGCCTAAAACTGTATGAGAGGTGATCCACGATGATCGAAGTTGCGGTTTTTCTGACGGACGGTTTCGAGGAGACCGAGGCCCTCACGACGGTGGACATACTGCGAAGGGGAGATGTGGACGTGACCACGACGTCCCTGACAGGATGCATGACCGTCAAGGGCAAGCACGGCGT carries:
- the arcC gene encoding carbamate kinase, translating into MSKRVVVALGGNAILQRGQKGTEADQRENVRKTVAQIVKMIEAGYEVVLTHGNGPQVGAILIQNEAGRGSVPAMPMDVCGAESQGFIGYMFVQEFKKALIAHGLDKEPVCIVTQVEVSSEDPAFANPTKPVGPFYDEATAKARIESSGESWIEDAGRGWRRVVPSPKPINIVERKAIRELADNGYVVVASGGGGIPVVKSSDGGYGGVEAVIDKDLAGELLAQQVDADLFMILTDVPKVALRYGTPDEEWLGKVTIDEMKVYQSEGHFKAGSMGPKVSAAMAFVMNGGSRAVIASLDQALEALEGTEGTQIVKN
- a CDS encoding ABC transporter permease; amino-acid sequence: MADMKSTERKGAGAVLWPLFSVFMGLAASGLMMTLLGADPIEVYRRIFAMAFRDGYNVADIFAKATPLILTGLAFGFAFRANLFNIGAQGQFYLGCVASVWCALRLGHLSSWLVLPLCVLLAAAAGGAWASLVGFAKARFNSSEFLISMMSTYVALALMNFLLRGPLREAKGEYPQTDVISEGSWIPQLIPHTRLHWGFVLALLAAALAWFLLWRTSLGYRIRAVGMNRDAARYAGMDSGKIFVIVFAVSGAFAGLAGFTEVNGIQHMLVQGFSPMVGAEGIGIAILGNAHPLGIVLAAILFGALQVGGNLAVQTSGVPASIVGIMEGFVMLFVILSYALQIRLASARSKRKAREEGDRR
- a CDS encoding alpha/beta hydrolase family protein, whose product is MSFNCICKDPEFPDLRYPADLLDLTIPSHGSDLYGIMYTPQGRGPHPTALILHGFPGSEQNVDLAQILRRGGFNSVVFHYRGSWGSEGNFSFEHVLEDSRAAVEYLMDPINRERYMIDPSKFVLIGHSMGGFAALMTGAAMAEVDRIIAIATYNLGAVAKERQRENRDERYAKDIYEMFINCTRPLKGTSPESLLDEIKEKAKDWDLRDLAHRLKGKKLLTIAGSRDDVSHLEIHHNPLMTALRKAGVTTAKDVVMTTSHSFHDKRIALAEAILKWLSSDIPIR
- the panB gene encoding 3-methyl-2-oxobutanoate hydroxymethyltransferase yields the protein MAKKKTRLDFVKMKREGEKATWITAYDFPTASFAQQAGMDMILVGDSMGMVLLGYDGTVPVTMEECLIHCRAVRRGAPDLWCMGDMPFGSYQVSDEDAVINAIRFLKEADMDCVKLEGGRRVCSRIKAITDAGILVCGHIGLTPQSSGQLGGFKAQGRDPESARELIKDAIAVQDAGAYALLLEAVPPELTEFIAKKLEIPVYSIGAGAPCDGQLIICGDMLGLFQAFTPKFVKKYANVAEVEIAAFKEYVQDVKKGRFPTDDHVYHIHEGMEEEFQSMLREFDLPKGVV
- a CDS encoding ABC transporter permease is translated as MITGLLAGALQMSTPLMMGALAEVYAERTGVMIIAIEGIFLLGAWGGFVAAYSTGSMVLGLLAAMAIGMATALVYGIFTVKLKQHQIVTGTAINIFAAGLGIFLYRVFFGVPLLPLTVDPLERIAVPGLSSIPVIGEALFHQNVLTYLAWALIPVGYWILYKTQLGLILRSTGENPEAVDAAGIKVETVRLGAVLAAGALDGLAGAFYSLGFLGMYTNDIIGGRGWIAFAICFLGNWNPMGVLVGALVFGLADAMAIQLQTSGVTLVPNEFLIAMPYILTIVATVARKRFNVPTTLGVPYEKERR
- a CDS encoding dihydroorotase — protein: MYDLVVRNGRMVTPEGLSYCDLAVDEGVIVAVGSKLKGRKELNADGLLVLPGVVDAHVHMALPVRGDRSSDDFLSGSMAAAAGGVTSMVDFTVGSPRTDLVQDIDARLETAEPSVIDYGFHCEMVGWTSGRENEIPSAVEKGVTSFKFFTAYGDSGRRSDSGALYRCFSKIAETGAVAVVHAEDDDLIRSLTAELSDDEKSSMTALSRTRPDICEGAAIDQVAFYGEVTGASVHVVHVSSALGASRIEAARMRGLDITAETCPQYLYLTDQVYRREDGHLYSASPALRGEDDGEYLWGCLGYGALDFVATDHCPFTSEQKAWKGSFSDLPYGLPGVETSLPLIYSGGVATGRIPLETLPVIMSQAPAERYGLKSKGRLAPGYDGDLVLFDPEARWTARAEDLHMKVDFSPYEGMEIQGRVITTVARGEIIYSEGRHLCEPGRGKYLFRNTRD
- a CDS encoding ABC transporter ATP-binding protein, coding for MPAVELRGITKYFPGTVANDGVDLKVPAGKVVALLGENGAGKTTLMRILYGMYRPDGGEIAVDGQVVHIESPQDAMALGIGMIHQHFSLVPVHTVAENVVLGLGSPMSGLDLGRVSRELEELGGKYGLEVEPDALVRQLPVGMQQRVEIVKALYRKAKILIMDEPTAVLTPQETEHLFGFVREFTSMGNSVIFITHKLGEVMAIADSVTVMRDGKLVGTVSPSDSTEMDLARMMVGRDLELLSGDRDETTGGPLLEVRELAVKDDRGAAALDGLSLTVREGEIFGIAGVSGNGQQELAETICGLREAVSGKIVLDGLDVTGLPASRMIDLGVGYIPADRHRDGLVLDMTVEENLMLKGSSSSDLSRNGVLRLDRISEMAGEMIRRFSVKTPSSATKAKALSGGNQQKVVIAREIEVGSRLLVAVQPTRGLDLGATEYVHSTLMEERAKGKAILLLSTELSEVIKLSDRIGVIYRGRLLDIFDRGRFDVDRIGLLMAGIEEVRHG